ACCatttgctgttgctgttgctgctgctgctgctgctgcttgTAGTTCGCTGCAGACCCCATAGATGCTAAAGATGATGTCGTAGAAACTATTGGGGTTATAGGCGTAAGCACATTACTCGAGATAGAGGGATTGGGAGTGCGAACAGAGAACATGGTAGATGACGCAGTGGAGGAACTCTGCGTAGGAGTGGTCTCGGATGTAGTAGGAGAAGAATCgttctcctccaaagaagttCTCACGGCAAGGGAGGGACGAACAATCTTCTCGGGCCTTGATTTACGAGAATATAGTTGGCGAAGTATGGAGCGCTTAGATGAGGATGACGGCTGTGAACTGCGAACAAGAGGATCAATTTCATGGCGTCGCTTCCTGAGCGACCTATTCCTGAACAGTCGTGTGACCCTTCCTGGAggtttttcttcctccttctcagTTTCAGGAAGTTCCTGTAGAGACCCATTGATGGTCGCAAGTTCGGAGAGAGTagacgacgacgacgagAAGCAGGAGGAATCGGGCCCAGCATCGTGGGTATTCTTGGACTTTTTAGATTTTCCAAGCATCGACATGGtcgacttcttcttcttcttctttttgttcttctttttatcatGAGAAGCTTCCTCGCCTACAGAACTCTGATTGGTGGAGTTACAATCAACAAAGAGAAACTCTAGTGGAGTACCATCCTTTGTTACCTTGGGTTTGATATTGGTTTTCCTGAAACCATGTCGCGTAGTACTCTCTGTAGAGGAATGGCATAGTAAGTTATGGCTTTCCTGTATGAGTCTGGACTGTTTTTCGACTTCTTCGCTCTTGAATTTGTTAATTCGCCATAATAGCTTTGTGTAAGGGTGTGCTAACGATGGACTCTTTGTAGGGTATTCTGAACGAGAtgatagtgatgaagaagatgatggtgttgatggagaagaggTAATAGCATTAACAGAAGCATTTCCAGGACCATTTATGCTGTCAAGGGTCAAGGCAGAAGTGGTCGTAGATACGACAGGCATGGTAGACCCCGAGGCCCCGGCCAAATAGTCGGAGTCCTTTGTCTCGTCAGACGAGTGGGTACGTTTGAATGAGAATTGATCAGTGAAAGTCATTCAACCCGTGAGAGcagtgaagaaagagaggtATAAATGTTGGTTAGAATGATGAAGGGCTGTATTTTCAAGGAATGAAAGTATCGTCGCACTCCAGTTTAAAATATCGAGATAACGTTAGCTGCGTCAAAGCTCGACCGACCACCGAGGCCTCAAGGGGAGAGCACAAGGCCGCGCGGGGAAAGCACGTACCTCCAAAAGATTTTAGCAGGCTGAGGGAGCACAGTCTACGGCTACTGACAAGTTCCACCGGGGAAAACCTGGATACCACGCATTCACTTGATATTACCGGGAAGTTATTTAAAGATTCGTCTTCTCACGAATATTGGGGCACAATATCGTGGGCTTTTTGACAAATGAACGCGGTATCTCTTCGGTAGAAAAGCTTTTGCGCTCTTTTCGGCTTCTATTCCGCCAGAATTCCGAGGCACacaaatttcttttttattgaGCTCAAATTTCTTTTGGGAACCGCCTGTTGAACCGCCTGGTAGCTACCGGGCCTACATTTGTTCATACTTCACGCGGTCGGCCTACCCTTTGATGCTTGCATATACCTAATGTCTAGTATGGACTCTTTCAAGCACAAACGACCGCTGAAAAAAGTCCAGTTAtcgtttgatgaagatgatgaagattcAGCCTCTCGTTCGGCCCTTTGGGCTTCAAAGTCCCGCGATAAAGTGTCCTTTAAAAGGataaagaaggaggatgcCATCAAGTTGAAAACCGAGGCAATAGATGTGCGAATTGGTGACCAGAAGTCGAAGGAGGACCAGTTAGGGGGAGACGACGAAGCAAGGGAGCCAAAAGTGATGGCCTCTGTTACCAAGTTTGAGATGCCTCCAGTTTCTTATGAGCATAAGAgcattcttgaagaactggctcaaagagaaagacaatggaaagatgaagcCGCAGGAGCTCAGAGCccttcatcctctttgaGCGACAGAGAGGTCGATCGTGATTGGTATATGCAAGACGAACGAGTGAATCACGTCTATATGGACGATTATgatatggatgatgaagatagagTAAGCAAGATTGACGAGGATGATCTTGAGGAGGTTAGtaatgatattgatatCCATGTGCATCGATTAACGCCTCCATTTTTGGACTCCCATACTGTTATGAGTAATCATACGGGGATGATAGATGTTATTCGGGACAGAACAGGAGATCTGTTCAAGTTCTCGAAAAATGGTTCCAGCGTAGTCAATGAGCGAAGGAAGAACCGTGATCGACAGAGAAATGCTAGGGAATCCGTCAGGAGTGATAATTCTGCTCTTGAGAAAGTGGTCAGAAAAGGAAGCAACGGCACCAGACATGATGGACGTGGTACTCGGACAAATCCCCCACCTAGATATTCTAGAGCAGACATTCAGCGACAACGGCAGGCCTTGCCTGCATACAAAGTTCGAGAACAGTTTTTAAAGGTGGTGAGAGAAAATCAAGTTGTAGTGGTAATCGGAGAAACAGGTTCTGGTAAAACTACACAGCTTCCCCAGTTTCTCTATGGAGAAGGTTACAAAGAACGTGGATTGATTGGGATTACTCAACCTAGAAGAGTGGCTGCTGTCTCTGTTGCGCAAAGGGTCAGCGAAGAAATGAACGTCAAATTGGGAGAAGAAGTCGGTTTCAGCATTCGTTTTGAAGATCGTTCTTCCTCAAAGACTCGTATTAAGTTTATGACCGATGGTATTTTATTAAGAGAGACTTTGCAAGATGAGGATCTTGACAAGTACTCATGTATCATTATGGATGAAGCCCATGAGAGATCTTTGAACACGGACATTTTGATTGGTttgttcaagaagttgCTTGCCAGAAGACGTGACTTGAAGTTAATAGTGACATCTGCCACTTTGAATGCCGATAAATTCTCTTCGTTTTTTGGAAATGCTGAGCAGTTCATTATTCCAGGAAGAACATACCCTGTGGATATCATGTTTTCATCGGTCCCTGTGATGGATTATGTGGAAGAGGCGGTGAAGCAGGTGCTAAGAGTTCATTTAAGTGCGGAAAACAAGGGTGATATACTTGTATTTATGACAGGACAAGAAGATATCGAAGTGACATGCTCTcagattgaagaggagCTCGATAATTTGAGAAAGTTGGATGAAACCATCAAGCcccttcaagttcttcctATTTATTCCACTTTACCTGCGGATTTGCAGGCGAGAATCTTTGAGAGGTCCGAGTATCGTAAATGTATTGTGGCAACCAACATTGCAGAGACTTCTTTGACTGTAGACGGTATCGGTTTCGTCATCGATACTGgattgatgaagttgaaagtTTACAATGCAAGATTGAGTATGGAATCTTTGCAGATCACTCCGATTTCTTTGGCACAAGCCAATCAGAGAGCAGGTAGAGCTGGAAGAACGGGTCCAGGTACTTGTTACAGGCTGTATACTTTAACTGCCGCTCAAACAGAGATGCTCCCCGAGCCGATCCCGGAGATACAGCGAACCAATTTGGAGAATACCATTCTCCTACTTAAatctttgaaggtgaaagaCTTGAGCCGATTTCCCTTCTTGGATAGACCTTCCATAGAATCGATTAGTACTGCACAGTATCAGCTATGGTCTGAAGGGGCTCTCGACAACTTTGGGGATCTAACATTGTTGGGAGAGAGGATGTCTCGATTTCCTATTGAGCCGACTCTTTCTAAATTCCTTATTTTGTCGACGTTGGATCGATTCCATTgctccaaagaagttgtcACTATAGTGGCTATGCTTTCCATTCCGCCCATTTTTGTCCGTCCAAACAACGATATGGGACTTCAGAAGAAATCCGATTCCTCTAGAGAGAAGTTTCAAGTGGCTGAAAGTGATCATCTCACCCTACTCAACATCTACGATCAGTTCATGAGTCACGGGcgaaatgaaaaatggtgTCAGCATAATTTTTTACAGCATAAGTCGTTACGGCGTGCCAGCGAGATCAGAGAACAGTTGGTTCAgatcatgaagaacaacaaACTTGATTTAACTGTTCAGGATTGTGAAGACTGGAACCTAATTAGAGAATGTGTCTGTGCAGCATTTTTTCTGAATGGAGCTAGTTTCAAGAAGTATGGTCAATATCAACACCTTAGAAGTGGCCTAGAGATGGCTTTACACCCCACTTCAGCTTTATACGGCATGGGAGATCTTCCAAAATACGTGGTATATCACGAAGTAATTCTTAGTGGACGAGTGCAGCACATGAACTACGTGAGTACAGTGAAAGGAGAATGGTTGATAGAATATGGAGGAGTCTTTTATAGTAAACGAGTGAGAGGGGTGAGCAGTAAGGAGCATCaaaggaggaaagagaCAGAGTATGAGGAGTATCTACAAGCAAGTAAGAAGTAAACAAGACATATAATATTAATTGAATTTGCCATTTTTCATGGGCTGTAAGATCCAGTTGTCGATCAACCTTGTCTGTTCGGTTTTGCCGAATACATTAGGAACAAACACGGCCATACTGACGATACAGCCTTTAGCTGGGTCAATAGCATCTAGATAATGGAGGTCATCGGGGTCGTTAAATGAAACGTAGTCAATTTGGAACTCTGTAGAGGCAGATTTGATGGACCCCGTGATGAGCCCTGTGAGCTTTACAACCTCTAGCTGAGAATTTTCATAGGCATCGTGGGCCAGTTTCAACgatttgaaaagaatggtGGCCTTGTTCTTCACAGGATCAGAAAGATAAGCGTTTCTAGAAGATAGAGCCAATCCCGTTTCATTTCTAACAATGGGAACAACGGTGATCTTagtattgaaaaaaagatctttcaCCATCCGTCTAACAACGACTGTTTGTTGCACGTCCTTCTGGCCAAAGTAGGCATTGTCGGGCTCTACTATATTTAGGAGCTTACCAACAATAGTAGTGACACCACGGAAAAAGGCTGGACGGCATCTACCTTCTAGTTGTTCCGTAACACCTAGAACGTTGATGAATCCACCCCTCTGCTGACTTGTCTCTAATGGAATGCCTGAAGGATACATCTCTGAGACAGTAGGCGCAAATACAAGAGTAACCCTACGCTTGGTTACCGAAGTATTGgaaagtaaagaaagatcgTGATCCAAATTCCGTGGATAGGAGTTTAGATCTTCTCCTGGGGCGAACTGCGATGGGTTTACGAAGATTGAGACCACGGTGACATCGTTTTCCTCGAGGGATCTGGTCACTAGGCTCTGATGGccttgatgaagaaaccCCATAGTGGCGACAAATCCCACTTTGAGCCCGTTTTTCCTCCAAGTGGAGCGATGTTTGCGGACTTCAGAAACTGTTTGAACTACCTGAATATTTGTTGTTGTCATATGGCAAATGATCAAAAGTTGAATTGGATCTGGAGTAAAATCTGGGGTTTGTAAGGGTCGAAAAGAGTCACCGGATCTGGAGATTTTTCACCCATTTTCCGTTTTCGTACAGTACTTATTTGGTCTAATATCTAGATAGAATAAAGaataatataataatatAATAACTAAGCCAAGCGGTTTTCTCTTAATCTTAACAAGTTTCTAAGAAGCATTGAAATGGTGACTTTACCAATCATAGGAACATACATGGATGCAACCTTCCGTACAGCCTCATCATCGAAGTTCTTTTCActggagaaattgataAGAACTGCACCCCTTTTAATGTATTGGGTGGGGAATTTATAATCCTTGGAAGGGACACCGGTAATGATAATATCAGAGCTTTTAGCACATTGCTCCAATGTCAAATTACACTCTTTGACTTGATGTTGTCTAAGTCTAAGGCCAACACCTCTCTCGTAAATTTGGATATCGTTGATATCCGCAGAGTAAACTCTAGCACCATCATTGGCAAGTAAAGCAGCCAAAGGTCTACCAACAATCTCGGATCTATTCACCACCGTGACAGTTTTACCGTAAAGCCTATCACCGTAATCAAGCAACTCGTTGTAAACACCCAAATATTCCATGATCTTGATAACAGCCAACGGTGTACACGGTAAAATAGATTTCTTAGTCTCACCATCATCCATATAACGAACATTATGATACATATTAGAGATGTACTTGAAGTTCAAGCCTTCTACATCCTTATCTATGGCAACACACTGCTGAAGATATTGGTCCTGTCTGTTACCAAAAACAGGAAAATACACGATGATTCCATCAACCGATTCATCGTTATTTACTTGGTAAATTTCCTCTTCTAGCTGATCCTTTTGAGGAATCTCGATAAGCCTGTAATTGAAGCCCAACTGCTTGGCAGTCTTGCCGGTCCAGTTAGCATAGAGCTTAGCGGCAGGATCAGCGTTGGCAAGGAGACCAACTAACGTTAACGGATGGTCGAGTTTGGCGATATGGGCCTTAATCTCTTCGGTATACTTCTTAGCGATGCGACTTGCAGTGACAACTTTACACGCAGTGGTCGGTTTTTCCGCGGACATCCTTATATACCGGCGAAATACTGTAGTGGGAATGGATTGTAACgttttgaaaagaaaccacCAAAATTCGAAAagccagaaagaaaaaccaaaaagaaaagccaaaaagagaaaagtGTAGCCACTGACCTGACCTTGTCACAGATCTTCAATAGACAAAAATATAAGATGAAtaatatttctttctctcttttcaatatcGTGAAAAATATATTTATGAGTGCGGGGGAGTCCTTAATTTTATCTGACTCCGTTCAACTCGGCAGCACCATAACCAGGAACACCCGTACCCCAGTTAGCTCTATCTTCAGGCACCTGTGGCCCTACACCAGTCTTCTGCTTATACAAGAGGCGCCCAGGCCTATGTAGGGTATCAGCTCGCTACCATTGACGTCTGAAGGTTTAGTCAACCTGTAAAAAATCCGGCTCTCCGGCACTTCGTAAAGCTCGTCGAATGTTTGCTTATGCTCTTTAACATTACTGTCTACCGCTGATCTACTAGTAAAGGGAAAATTGGAGTCTCAAAAAAGGGTACCAGTTCTACCACCAATAAATAAAAGCTGGAGAATAAGAAACCCAATATGGTTCGACAGCTCAGCTCGGTTGAATAAGAGAGCCCCTTAGTAACGTTCCAAAGTGTAGTCATTTACTAAATTACTCCCCTGGTTATTTCTCAACCAATTAACGTTCTCATATAATTGACCGAGAATCACAAGGTTTTCTTAGATATAAAGAGGTAAGGATTTGCATCTATAGAAGATAGAAGcaaccttctttttcattctATTTTTTACAAAGCTTTTAGGTTTTACCCCCTTACTAAAGAACTTTTTTGAGCTGATTTATCATAATGCTACCGGATGCTATCAATATCAAGAGGTGGTTAGAGGAGAATGGAGATTTGCTGAAACCTCCAGTCAATAATTACTGTCTCCATCGAGGAGGATTCACAGTGATGATTATTGGAGGACCAAATGAGAGATCGGATTACCATATCAATACTACTCCTGAATGGTTCTACCAATATAAAGGTGCTATTACTTTAAAGGTCGTTGATGAGGGTAACTTCAGAGATATTACAATTGGCGAGGGCGACTCATTCTTACTTCCTGCCAATGTTCCCCACAGTCCTGTTAGATTTGCCGATACTATTGGATTGGTTTGTGAACAGGATAGACCGGAAGGAGCCAATGATAAGCTGAGATGGTACTGTCAAAAATGTCACGAGCGGTTGTATGAAGCCGAATTTCGGTGTGATGATCTTGGATCTCAAGTTAAAGAATCTATTGACAAGTTTGATGACAGCTTGGAAGCCAGAACTTGTAAGAAGTGTGGTCACGTGAACCACTCAAGGCCGGAGACACCAGCGGAGCCACCGACGCAGTAAGATAAGTAACTACAATTTATGCAagtaagagaagaaactcTGATAATTTTACCATTCCGCAAAACTGTTCAAATAGATATGAAAGTATTTGATGTAGAGACTCAATTTCCTCAGTGTCTGGAAAAACCTTTATGTACATCAGGCAGAATTAGGTGTGCGGGAAGAAAGTGGAGAAGAATAGTCCATTGAAGAGTGGGAGGACTATTGTCTCACCCGGAAAAACTCGgataaaaaaaagtatAGTTATTCCGAAATAGAGGGAAAAATCAAGGACATTTCAGTTGGGGAGAAAGAATAAAATGGGATATTCATAAGTATGGCTAGTTGTTTTAAGAGCTATATATCGATACCAGTCAAGTCTATATGGAAGAAGTAAAATCAAAGCTGTTCTTTTGAAACCCCGAGATTCTGGAAAAACATCAAGCTCAAAAATGGCTGAGAGACGTCTACGAATGATCGTTGGGATATcttagaaaagaaaagtattgttcttttttgtcAAATGACCAAACCCCacgaaaaagaaatgtgGAGCCGGATTAAATGGAGATCTTCTAGTCCAGCAATGGCGTGGTGATCCAACGATAGAACGATGTGTTGCTAGCCTCAGTAATGGTCCACGCACCACCACCGCACTACCGCCGCAAGAAGAGGGTATGAGAAAATGATGAACATAGGGTCGGAAGGATagaagaatagaagaatagaAGGTCAGAAGGACAGAGGGGATGAAGGAGACAGTGGGGACACAGGAGAAGCCACTCCGGGGGGCCTCTACCAGGGGAAATTTTATTAGCTACTCCAGAGATGAGATACGATGGGTTATTAAAGTCCGAAGAAAATCCGGGCACACAATAGTTAGAAGAAACTGAACCAATTTCTACTGCGAGAAAATCAGACGAGATGGCTAGTGGGGTGGGCTATAGTTGATGAGTGAAGGTTCTGAGGGAAACAGCTAGTGAGATATATTACTCGATGAGTTTAAAGTAATCGTGTGTTCAGTTAATTTATCGCGGCCAAATGACTCCAGCGGGTCTAGCGCGACCATTAAGGTCACCgggctgctgctgccgaGGGACCGAGGTAACTCCAGAACTCCGGGCAGAAGAGTTTTCGAGGATACGCGTAGATCTCCGGaaaattcttcttcctgaCTCAGGCAGAAAAGCCAAATTCTTGCAACTATATAAAGGGAGAAGATTCTCGGAGTCTGAAAAGTGATGTGGTGCATAAACAAAGTTATTTCTTGTTTAATTTTTTCCCATTGCTTTTCAGTGCTATGCCAGCCGTTAATAAGAAATTACAAACACGTGCTAATCAAGTGTGCAAATGCTTTGAGGTGTCACAGGATCTGATTCTCAGAGGAGTTGATTACTTCATCGACTCTTGTGAGAGAGGTTTGGAGACAGATGATGACCCTACtgcattgatgatgattcctACCTATGTGACATCGATTCCAACGGGACACGAGCAGGGAGTTCTTTTGGCCGTTGATCTTGGTGGTACCAACTTCCGTGTTGTCTCTGTCACATTAAAGGGAGACCACACATTTAGCTTGGTTCAGGCCAAGAGTCCTATTCCATTGGATATGATGTCTGGTACCAGTGCCATGTTGTTTCAGTGGATGtctgagaagattgataagTTCCTCAAAACTCATCACAGTGACTCGTTGAAGGAAGGTAATAACTTCAAGATGGGATTTACCTTTAGTTTCCCAGTTAAGCAGAAGTCTTTGAACTCTGGTACTTTGACTAGATGGACTAAAGGTTTTGATGTGTCTGACTGTGTTGGTAAGGATGTTGTTGCTTTGCTTCAGGAACATTTAGACGCTCTTAAGGTGCCAGTCACGGTTGGTGCTTTAGCTAACGATACCGTTGGTACTCTTTTAGCCAGATCTTACACTGGTGCCAATAAGGAGGGTGAAACTATCATCGGTTGTATTTTCGGTACCGGTACCAACGGTGCCTATGCTGAGGACGTGAGcaagatcaagaaattgcCAGAAGATGTTAGAAAACACCTCAAAGAGGCTGGTGTTACTCAGATGGTGATCAATACTGAATGGGGTTCGTTTGATAACCAGATGAAGATTCTTCCAAATACCAAGTGGGATCAAGTGGTTGATAAGAACAGCTCCAATCCAGGTGTCCATATCTTTGAGAAGCGAGTCAGTGGTTTATATATGGGTGAAACTCTTAGAGTTGTGTTATTTGATCTCTGGAAGGAAGGATTGCTCTTCAAGGACTACGCTACTGAAGAAGCCTTACCTCACAGATTGACAACTCCGTTTAATTTGGACACTGAAGCCATGTCGTTgtttgaaattgatgactCTACTGGTTTGAAAGCTAGTGAATTGAAGCTACAGCAAATGCTTAGACTCCCAACTACTACCGAAGAGAGATTGGTTATCCAACAATTGACTAGGGCCATTGCTCATAGATCTGCATACTTGGCTGCCATTCCAATCAGTGCCTTGTTGATGAAGGTTGGTGCATTTGATGGTCATCatgttgaagttgatgttGGTGCTGATGGTTCCGTTGTTGAGTTCTACCCTGGTTACAGGACCATGATGAGAGATGCCGTTTCATTGACTCAGTTGGGACCAAAGGGTGAAAGAAGGTTACATATCAATATTTCTAAAGACGGTTCGTCTGTTGGTGCTGCTCTTTGTGCTCTTAGTGAAGAGTAGGGAAATTAAATGA
This sequence is a window from Brettanomyces nanus chromosome 3, complete sequence. Protein-coding genes within it:
- a CDS encoding uncharacterized protein (BUSCO:EOG093436XW) — encoded protein: MSAEKPTTACKVVTASRIAKKYTEEIKAHIAKLDHPLTLVGLLANADPAAKLYANWTGKTAKQLGFNYRLIEIPQKDQLEEEIYQVNNDESVDGIIVYFPVFGNRQDQYLQQCVAIDKDVEGLNFKYISNMYHNVRYMDDGETKKSILPCTPLAVIKIMEYLGVYNELLDYGDRLYGKTVTVVNRSEIVGRPLAALLANDGARVYSADINDIQIYERGVGLRLRQHQVKECNLTLEQCAKSSDIIITGVPSKDYKFPTQYIKRGAVLINFSSEKNFDDEAVRKVASMYVPMIGKVTISMLLRNLLRLRENRLA